From Streptomyces durmitorensis, a single genomic window includes:
- a CDS encoding MFS transporter, whose protein sequence is MRKNTPITLLSAGHACVDVYQGAVASLVPFFVAERAYSYAAVSGIVLAASLLSSVAQPVFGVLTDRWAMPWLLPVSTLLGGVGIALSGVSGSYALTLVFVAVSGVGVAAYHPESARVARIAGRGSHRGMGWFSLGGNIGFAVAPLMVAAVVATGGLRLTPLLVLPALVGAVLCLPVLRALERQKAAGTGTAVPARVDDKASFVKLSLAVVCRSIVFIGLSTFISLYAKERMGGSTVAGTVALFVLYLGGAVGSVLGGALADRWDRVTVARWSYLLSVGWVAGVVFVPGPAFYLFVALTSAGLYVPFSLQVTLGQDYLSSRIGTASGITLGLTVSIGGLASPLIGGIADATSLKTALAPLVLMPALSWLLFRTLPEPTVPQPADAARPEGDGTDAAALSPAGPDHG, encoded by the coding sequence GTGCGAAAAAATACACCCATCACCCTTTTGTCCGCCGGGCACGCCTGCGTCGACGTGTACCAGGGCGCCGTCGCGTCCCTGGTCCCGTTCTTCGTCGCCGAGCGCGCCTACAGCTATGCCGCCGTCTCGGGCATCGTGCTCGCCGCCTCGCTCCTGTCGTCGGTGGCGCAACCGGTGTTCGGTGTCCTCACCGACCGCTGGGCGATGCCGTGGTTGCTGCCGGTCAGCACGCTGCTGGGCGGTGTGGGCATCGCGCTGAGCGGGGTGAGCGGCTCCTACGCGCTGACCCTCGTGTTCGTGGCCGTGTCCGGGGTGGGCGTGGCCGCCTATCACCCCGAGTCCGCGCGGGTCGCCCGGATCGCCGGTCGGGGCAGCCATAGAGGGATGGGCTGGTTCTCGCTCGGCGGCAACATCGGCTTCGCGGTGGCCCCGCTCATGGTCGCGGCTGTCGTTGCCACGGGAGGTCTGCGCCTGACGCCACTGCTGGTGCTGCCGGCGCTCGTCGGTGCGGTGCTGTGCCTGCCCGTGCTGCGGGCGTTGGAGCGGCAGAAGGCCGCCGGGACCGGTACGGCGGTACCGGCGAGAGTTGACGACAAAGCGTCGTTCGTGAAGCTGTCGCTGGCCGTGGTGTGCCGGTCGATCGTCTTCATCGGCCTGAGCACCTTCATCTCCCTGTACGCCAAGGAACGTATGGGCGGCAGCACGGTGGCAGGGACTGTGGCGCTGTTCGTGCTCTACCTCGGTGGTGCGGTGGGCTCCGTACTGGGTGGCGCGCTGGCCGACCGCTGGGACCGAGTCACCGTCGCCCGCTGGTCGTACCTGCTCTCGGTCGGATGGGTCGCGGGCGTGGTGTTCGTGCCCGGCCCGGCGTTCTACCTGTTCGTGGCGCTCACCTCGGCCGGCCTGTACGTCCCGTTCTCGCTCCAGGTCACGCTCGGGCAGGACTACCTGTCCTCCCGCATCGGGACCGCCAGCGGGATCACGCTCGGACTGACGGTCAGCATCGGCGGTCTGGCGAGCCCCCTCATCGGCGGCATCGCCGACGCGACGTCCCTGAAGACCGCACTGGCGCCCCTGGTCCTGATGCCCGCACTGAGCTGGCTGCTGTTCCGCACGCTGCCCGAGCCCACCGTGCCGCAACCGGCGGATGCGGCGCGCCCGGAGGGCGACGGCACCGACGCCGCAGCGCTCTCTCCTGCCGGCCCCGACCACGGCTGA
- a CDS encoding AraC family transcriptional regulator: MTNIRHEPVAPTRTQSLASGAAIDTHRHDDHQIVYAGRGVLAVTTDAGSWVAPVTRAIWIPAGTVHAHQAHGELELHLVGLPAAENPLALETPTVLAVGPLLRELIVAYTHSPGDESPERARLRAVLLDQLRASHQEPLHLPTPAAPLLRTLCDILCADPADSRTLAELGREVGASDRTLSRLFRGDLGMTFPQWRTQLRLHHALILLAENTPVTAVAHLCGWSSASAFIDVFRRTFGHTPGTHPKG, translated from the coding sequence ATGACGAACATCCGCCATGAGCCGGTCGCCCCGACCCGCACCCAGTCGCTGGCGTCCGGAGCCGCGATCGACACCCACCGCCACGACGACCACCAGATCGTCTACGCCGGCCGTGGCGTCCTGGCCGTCACCACCGACGCCGGATCCTGGGTCGCCCCTGTCACCCGCGCCATCTGGATCCCCGCCGGCACCGTGCATGCCCATCAGGCCCACGGTGAACTCGAACTGCACCTGGTGGGACTGCCTGCGGCCGAGAACCCGCTCGCCCTGGAGACACCGACCGTGCTCGCGGTGGGCCCGCTGCTGCGCGAACTGATCGTCGCTTACACCCACTCCCCCGGCGACGAAAGCCCCGAACGGGCGCGACTGCGCGCGGTGTTGCTCGACCAGCTGCGGGCCTCGCACCAAGAGCCGCTGCACCTGCCCACCCCGGCCGCGCCCCTGCTGCGGACGCTCTGCGACATCCTGTGCGCCGACCCGGCGGACAGCCGGACCCTGGCCGAACTGGGGCGTGAGGTGGGGGCGAGCGACCGTACCCTGTCGCGGCTGTTCCGTGGCGACCTCGGCATGACGTTCCCGCAGTGGCGCACGCAGCTGCGGCTCCACCACGCGCTGATCCTGCTGGCCGAGAACACACCCGTGACCGCGGTCGCGCATCTGTGTGGCTGGTCGTCCGCCAGCGCATTCATCGACGTCTTCCGGCGCACCTTCGGCCATACACCGGGCACGCACCCGAAGGGCTGA
- a CDS encoding DNA alkylation repair protein, with product MAELAAFEDPKAREVNERHGDDHGVNLSKLRALAKRLKTQQELAHGLWETEDTAARLLAILICRPKAFGRDELDAMLRQARTPKVHDWLVNYVVKKSPHAEDLRLAWSADPDPVVASAGWALTTERVAKKPESLDLAGLLDVIEAEMKDAPDRLQWAMNHCLAQIGIEHAEHRARAIDIGERLEVLKDYPTSPGCTSPFAPTWITELVRRKQEKTVV from the coding sequence ATGGCCGAGCTGGCCGCATTCGAGGACCCGAAGGCACGCGAGGTGAACGAGAGGCACGGCGACGATCACGGCGTGAACCTCAGCAAGCTGCGCGCGCTCGCGAAGCGGCTGAAGACGCAGCAGGAACTCGCGCACGGGCTCTGGGAGACGGAGGACACCGCGGCGAGACTGCTCGCGATCCTGATCTGCCGCCCGAAGGCCTTCGGACGTGACGAGTTGGACGCCATGCTGCGCCAGGCGCGCACACCCAAGGTGCACGACTGGCTCGTGAATTACGTGGTGAAGAAGAGCCCGCATGCCGAGGATCTGCGCCTTGCCTGGTCCGCCGATCCGGACCCGGTGGTCGCGAGCGCGGGCTGGGCGCTGACCACCGAACGCGTGGCGAAGAAGCCCGAGAGCCTCGACCTCGCAGGGCTGCTCGACGTCATCGAGGCGGAGATGAAGGACGCCCCGGATCGCCTCCAGTGGGCGATGAACCACTGCCTGGCGCAGATCGGGATCGAGCACGCCGAACACCGCGCCCGCGCCATCGACATCGGTGAGCGCCTGGAGGTGCTCAAGGACTACCCGACGTCCCCGGGCTGTACGTCTCCGTTCGCGCCCACCTGGATCACCGAGCTGGTGCGCCGGAAGCAGGAGAAGACGGTGGTCTGA
- a CDS encoding SMI1/KNR4 family protein, with protein MVDQPSSLPSVLDFATWEPVLRLLRDSRAQEAVPAIRVGGRIGRQSWNLPLRGQDTRGETEAVERVREALVDAGVDDVWFTAKMSPDGKSTLRLRGASPAVESDSGTPHPALLLVEGAVPEPWRRVPDPAPAAVPAPSADPSSLERTLRERMPDAIGATHAEIAAAEARIGVALPAELRALYQVTRARWEDWEDDDEAAERACEAVDCELFPLDELYVADASSRPCPWEFAAMEAVVTPPDAAVQGLVGSPGWIVFGDNGGGDRLAVDLTPGPCGHIGQIIILGHEGYIGASLVADSLTDLVLGRPSERSGESGGDGPSAVAHVNVRSVPSVEAAAHPGLEVLSIGVWDGEPLSLAPITGLPRLRTLAAYPGTLADPREIAGLTTLEFLALGPEEWRVLLDAGAVPRGLSAAVVTVHGDADPVSTVPIANEILALWDRPRIIRTVLEGDLGPASLVR; from the coding sequence ATGGTTGATCAGCCTTCTTCCTTGCCCTCGGTGCTCGACTTCGCGACCTGGGAGCCCGTGCTGCGCCTCCTGCGGGACAGCCGGGCACAGGAGGCTGTCCCGGCCATCCGCGTGGGGGGACGGATCGGTCGGCAGAGCTGGAATCTGCCCCTGCGGGGACAGGACACGCGGGGCGAGACGGAGGCGGTGGAGCGGGTGCGTGAGGCGCTCGTGGACGCCGGTGTCGACGACGTCTGGTTCACGGCGAAGATGTCGCCGGACGGCAAGAGCACCCTCCGCCTGCGCGGGGCCAGCCCTGCCGTGGAGTCCGACAGCGGCACCCCGCACCCGGCGCTCCTCCTGGTCGAGGGCGCCGTTCCGGAGCCGTGGCGCCGGGTTCCCGATCCGGCGCCCGCGGCGGTGCCCGCGCCTTCGGCGGATCCGTCATCGCTGGAGCGGACGCTCCGTGAGCGGATGCCCGACGCCATCGGAGCGACGCACGCGGAGATCGCCGCCGCGGAAGCGCGCATCGGAGTCGCCCTGCCGGCGGAGTTGAGGGCGCTCTACCAGGTGACACGGGCACGGTGGGAGGACTGGGAGGACGACGACGAGGCAGCGGAACGTGCCTGTGAGGCGGTCGACTGCGAACTCTTCCCGTTGGACGAGCTGTACGTCGCCGACGCGTCCTCCCGCCCGTGCCCTTGGGAGTTCGCGGCGATGGAAGCGGTGGTCACCCCGCCCGATGCCGCGGTGCAGGGCCTGGTCGGCTCGCCCGGCTGGATCGTCTTCGGGGACAACGGCGGCGGCGACCGGCTGGCGGTCGATCTGACACCAGGACCGTGCGGACACATCGGGCAGATCATCATCCTCGGCCACGAGGGGTACATCGGTGCGTCCCTGGTCGCCGACTCGCTCACCGACCTGGTGCTGGGCCGGCCCAGCGAGCGGAGTGGCGAATCGGGCGGAGACGGGCCGTCGGCCGTGGCCCACGTCAATGTCCGCAGCGTGCCGAGCGTCGAGGCCGCCGCACACCCCGGCCTGGAGGTCCTGTCCATCGGCGTATGGGACGGCGAGCCGCTCAGCCTCGCCCCGATCACCGGGCTGCCCCGCCTGCGGACCCTCGCCGCCTACCCCGGCACGCTCGCCGACCCCCGGGAGATCGCCGGGCTCACCACACTGGAGTTCCTGGCGCTCGGTCCGGAGGAATGGCGCGTCCTCCTCGACGCGGGTGCCGTCCCGCGCGGCCTGTCGGCCGCCGTCGTCACGGTGCACGGCGACGCGGACCCAGTGTCCACCGTGCCCATCGCCAACGAAATCCTCGCCCTCTGGGACCGGCCTCGGATCATCCGGACCGTCCTCGAAGGCGACCTCGGTCCTGCTTCCCTCGTACGCTGA
- a CDS encoding SDR family oxidoreductase: MTTQQAEQAPDNAESAGRKVVLVTGASSGIGAAVAARLVEEGHRVVAGARRTDRLWDLAESTAEAAARSGGSLHPVQLDVTDRADVAAFVHGARERHGRVDVLVANAGVMPLSRLDSLLVDEWDRMIDVNVRGLLHTVAAALPVFTAQGAGHFVTVASIGAHEVVPTAAVYCATKYAAWAITEGLRQESDPSIRVTTVSPGVVESELADTITDVSAAEAMRGYRAHAIGPDAIAGAVSYALAQPSDIDVNEIVVRPVLQR, from the coding sequence ATGACCACACAGCAAGCAGAACAAGCACCGGACAACGCCGAGTCGGCCGGCCGCAAGGTCGTCCTCGTCACCGGCGCGAGCAGCGGCATCGGCGCGGCCGTCGCCGCGCGACTCGTGGAGGAGGGACACCGGGTGGTGGCCGGCGCGCGCCGCACCGACCGTCTGTGGGACCTGGCGGAGAGCACGGCCGAGGCGGCCGCCCGCTCCGGGGGCAGCCTGCACCCCGTACAGCTGGACGTGACGGACCGCGCGGACGTCGCGGCCTTCGTCCACGGCGCCCGCGAGCGCCATGGCCGCGTCGACGTTCTCGTCGCCAACGCCGGGGTCATGCCGCTGTCGCGGCTTGACTCCCTGCTCGTGGACGAGTGGGACCGGATGATCGACGTGAACGTCCGCGGCCTGCTGCACACGGTCGCCGCGGCCCTGCCCGTCTTCACCGCGCAGGGCGCCGGACACTTCGTCACGGTCGCGAGCATCGGCGCCCATGAGGTCGTGCCCACCGCCGCCGTGTACTGCGCCACGAAGTACGCGGCCTGGGCGATCACCGAGGGCCTGCGTCAGGAGTCCGACCCCTCGATCCGGGTCACGACCGTCTCGCCGGGAGTGGTCGAATCCGAACTCGCCGACACCATCACCGACGTCAGCGCCGCCGAGGCCATGCGCGGCTACCGCGCCCACGCGATCGGGCCCGACGCTATCGCCGGAGCCGTCTCGTACGCCCTTGCGCAGCCGTCCGACATCGACGTCAACGAGATCGTCGTACGACCCGTGCTCCAGCGCTGA
- a CDS encoding helix-turn-helix domain-containing protein, producing the protein MARSELGAYLTARRAHVTPADVNLPATGHRRVPGLRREEVALLAGVSADYYVRLEQGRERTPSAQVLDALAAALRLHEDGRLHLFRLAGIGPRTRAAAVADRVEPSLLALMDAWPHNPAIVYNRAYDVLASNAIADALFHGWAHSRNLLHVVFTDPAARAFYRDWYEVARNSVAGFRLGHGTAPDDPRVRRVLGELLDQSPHFADLWSRHDARGKALERKSFEHREVGPLTLTMQTFDVRAAPGQELVIYHAEPASPSSEALALLGSLTATSRREP; encoded by the coding sequence ATGGCACGCTCAGAGCTCGGCGCCTACCTCACGGCCCGGCGCGCCCACGTCACCCCGGCCGATGTGAACCTCCCCGCCACGGGGCACCGCCGGGTGCCGGGGCTGCGACGCGAGGAGGTGGCCCTGCTCGCCGGGGTCAGCGCCGACTACTACGTACGCCTGGAACAGGGCCGGGAGCGCACGCCCTCCGCGCAGGTGCTCGACGCCCTGGCCGCCGCCCTGCGACTGCACGAGGACGGCCGCCTGCACTTGTTCCGGCTCGCCGGCATCGGCCCGCGCACCAGGGCCGCCGCCGTGGCCGACCGGGTCGAGCCGAGCCTCCTGGCGCTCATGGACGCCTGGCCGCACAACCCGGCGATCGTCTACAACCGCGCGTACGACGTGCTGGCATCCAACGCGATCGCCGACGCGCTCTTCCACGGCTGGGCGCACTCGCGCAACCTCCTGCACGTCGTGTTCACCGACCCGGCCGCCCGCGCCTTCTACCGCGACTGGTACGAGGTGGCGCGCAACTCCGTGGCCGGCTTCCGGCTCGGCCACGGCACGGCGCCCGACGACCCGCGGGTGCGCCGAGTGCTCGGTGAACTACTGGACCAGAGCCCGCACTTCGCCGACCTGTGGTCCCGTCACGACGCCCGCGGCAAGGCGCTGGAACGCAAGAGCTTCGAGCACCGCGAGGTCGGGCCGCTGACGCTGACCATGCAGACCTTCGACGTCCGGGCGGCCCCGGGCCAGGAACTCGTCATCTACCACGCGGAGCCGGCCTCACCCAGCAGCGAGGCACTCGCCCTCCTCGGCTCGCTGACCGCGACCTCGCGCCGAGAGCCCTGA
- a CDS encoding winged helix DNA-binding domain-containing protein, translating to MKISERELNRATLSRQLLLERAPLTVQDGVRRVVALQAQHPASPYLALWNRLATFTAAELDTVFAGRSVVKATLMRITLHAVHAEDYPAFRSALQPTLYASRLGSRFAAAGLSPADADELVPELLDFARRPRTSAQMQTWVEERFGAEKKDGAWWGLKGYAPLHHAPTDAPWSFGHRPSFVAAPGGPVPTGRAVDPQALRTLILRYLAGFGPASVADVAQFAMVQRAPVRAALVSLGDAVEQLQGPDGVVLFDLPGASRPPAETPAPPRLMAMWDSVLLAYADRARVIPPDYRPWVIRRNGDVLPTLLVDGQVAGVWRPVDGGVEATAFHPLSPDTWDGLAEEAQSLRAFLGDRDAAVYSRYHHWWAKLPEGEARIL from the coding sequence CGCAGCACCCTGCCTCGCCGTATCTCGCCCTGTGGAACCGCCTCGCCACATTCACGGCGGCCGAGCTCGATACCGTGTTCGCCGGGCGTTCAGTGGTCAAGGCGACCCTGATGCGGATCACGCTGCACGCCGTGCACGCCGAGGACTACCCCGCTTTTCGTTCGGCGCTGCAGCCCACGCTGTACGCCTCCCGGCTCGGTTCCCGCTTCGCCGCCGCGGGACTGAGCCCCGCGGATGCCGACGAACTGGTGCCGGAGTTGCTGGACTTCGCCCGTCGGCCGCGGACCTCGGCACAGATGCAGACATGGGTCGAGGAGCGGTTCGGTGCCGAGAAGAAGGACGGGGCGTGGTGGGGGCTGAAGGGGTACGCGCCGTTGCACCATGCCCCGACGGATGCGCCCTGGTCGTTCGGTCACCGGCCGTCCTTCGTCGCGGCCCCGGGCGGACCCGTGCCCACCGGCCGGGCGGTGGATCCGCAGGCGCTGCGGACCCTGATCCTGCGCTATCTGGCGGGGTTCGGGCCCGCTTCGGTCGCGGACGTGGCGCAGTTCGCCATGGTGCAGAGGGCGCCCGTCCGTGCGGCGCTCGTCAGTCTGGGGGACGCCGTTGAGCAGCTCCAAGGCCCGGACGGGGTCGTGCTGTTCGACCTCCCGGGTGCTTCGCGGCCGCCCGCCGAAACTCCTGCCCCTCCTCGGCTCATGGCCATGTGGGACAGCGTTCTGCTGGCCTACGCCGACCGCGCCCGGGTGATACCCCCGGACTACCGCCCCTGGGTCATCCGGCGCAACGGCGACGTACTGCCCACCCTGCTGGTGGACGGTCAGGTCGCCGGTGTGTGGCGCCCGGTGGACGGCGGTGTCGAGGCCACGGCCTTCCACCCGCTGAGCCCGGACACGTGGGACGGACTCGCCGAGGAGGCCCAGTCCCTGCGGGCCTTCCTCGGCGACCGCGATGCGGCGGTCTACAGCCGCTACCACCACTGGTGGGCGAAGCTTCCCGAGGGCGAGGCACGCATTCTGTAG